The following proteins are encoded in a genomic region of Xanthomonas cassavae CFBP 4642:
- a CDS encoding methyl-accepting chemotaxis protein encodes MYSRPLIRLAAPLALTLLFPFAVGFDWPASVRWAILATMTLSWLGFAAWVTYSQFRPNPDQARILREQDQLLNELRTFVSNEVDGSRSEVERARELIRQAVSGLGGSFEAMNRKSRQQSQALARIVDRAGDDGSAGVDVARFAQHASSRMEQLVEALEQVSGQSTNTVHHIDEMAQHLDGIFALLEDVKSIADQTNLLALNAAIEAARAGEAGRGFAVVADEVRNLSERSTTFNEQIRKLAHSSKESIAKVRETVSQLASRHMDRSREARHESAAMLENVAQINASLGDGMREISECARSIDGSVAEAVRALQFEDIATQTLSGIHTHLDRLTAINREAVALQELLHRNGGVYDSDLVAALAKVSNRLRDMRVEWERPPHKPVAQQGMGAGTVELF; translated from the coding sequence ATGTATTCACGTCCACTCATCCGTCTAGCCGCTCCTCTGGCTCTGACCTTGCTGTTTCCCTTCGCTGTCGGATTCGACTGGCCCGCTTCGGTGCGCTGGGCGATCCTGGCGACCATGACCCTCAGTTGGCTGGGTTTCGCTGCCTGGGTGACGTACTCCCAGTTCCGGCCTAACCCGGACCAGGCCCGCATCCTGCGCGAGCAGGACCAACTGCTCAACGAACTGCGTACGTTCGTCAGCAACGAAGTCGACGGTTCGCGCTCGGAAGTCGAGCGTGCCCGCGAACTGATCCGCCAGGCCGTGTCCGGTCTTGGTGGCAGCTTCGAAGCGATGAACCGCAAGTCGCGCCAGCAAAGCCAGGCGCTGGCCCGCATCGTCGACCGTGCCGGTGACGACGGCAGCGCCGGTGTCGATGTCGCCCGCTTCGCCCAGCACGCCAGCTCCCGCATGGAGCAGTTGGTGGAAGCGCTGGAACAGGTGAGCGGCCAAAGCACCAACACCGTCCATCACATCGATGAGATGGCCCAGCATCTGGATGGCATCTTCGCGCTGCTGGAAGACGTCAAGTCGATCGCCGACCAGACCAACCTGCTGGCCTTGAACGCCGCCATCGAAGCAGCACGTGCCGGTGAAGCCGGTCGTGGCTTCGCAGTGGTCGCCGACGAGGTGCGCAACCTGTCCGAACGCTCCACCACCTTCAACGAACAGATCCGCAAGCTGGCACACAGCTCCAAGGAATCGATCGCCAAGGTGCGTGAAACGGTCTCGCAGCTGGCCTCGCGCCACATGGACCGCTCCCGCGAGGCGCGCCACGAATCGGCCGCCATGCTGGAGAACGTCGCCCAGATCAACGCCTCGTTGGGCGATGGCATGCGCGAAATCTCCGAGTGCGCGCGCTCCATCGATGGCAGCGTGGCCGAAGCGGTGCGTGCCCTGCAGTTCGAGGACATCGCCACGCAGACGCTGAGCGGCATCCACACCCACCTCGATCGCCTCACCGCGATCAACCGCGAGGCGGTGGCGCTGCAGGAACTGCTGCATCGCAATGGCGGCGTGTACGACAGCGATCTGGTCGCCGCGCTGGCCAAGGTGTCCAACCGCCTGCGCGACATGCGCGTGGAGTGGGAGCGTCCGCCGCACAAGCCGGTGGCGCAGCAAGGCATGGGCGCCGGTACGGTCGAGCTGTTCTGA
- a CDS encoding bifunctional diguanylate cyclase/phosphodiesterase, producing MDSGVIASMLQHPLTSAVVLLDAHGQPLAANRVAQSLGLPATLGAYAEVLESSRAQVADSGGMTACVLPGTGGGRLEGWLRAVCDEHGQVMAFTLSIPEPMGADGTSRWEMGLDSADHGLWDWDIPADVVYRSERWTRMLGYSEQPLPNNLTALSGLIHPDDHAHVSAAVQAHLDGRTDTYVAEFRLRQHDGQWRWILDRGRVVSRTADGRPLRMVGTHTDVHHHKLLEQQLREQQAQLEEAQRIASMGSWSWDSLKDQLWISQDFLQQLGMTQLRLQGIRDLLRLLARPSVAQLRSAWRKIKHEGLPVHFELEVNGLLGVNPHHLRVWAQPVFDGDGSMVRVLGQLQNVTEQRQTDALIRWRTELLNRVSALGKIGGCEIEVDTRRMQWTEECYRIHGLRKENITLEQALALYTQDSRDAFEAALLRISDGGLPEQLELCFYRNSGQRIWVQVLIELDRREGLPPRFVALFRDVTREREANERIELLAHYDRLTGLPNRFLLREQAENAIREAHERGQVMAMLLIDLDGFKSINDSFGHATGDNLLKLASARLHQHLRNSDLFGRFSDDEFIVLLRDLSEPEDAGHVARKLIAALGEPLRKDHVTLKLGASIGIALQGEGLSDFDSLLRAADAAMYAAKESGRNTFHYYSQDVLLRAQRRLELEHALQGALEREEFTLVYQPLVNTVGDASPAIEALMRWNRPGHGPCSPAEFIPIAEECGEIVRLGEWVIGEACRQAVVWDRAGLNFSRIAVNVSAVQLRERGFAERVLEICRDNSWSPSRLELELTESALIRDSDSLRRCFELFEQNGVLLAVDDFGTGFSNLHYLNRFPVQRLKIDRSFVQGMLDDANTAEVTQAIVHLGHALGMQVVAEGVETVQEDALLRQQGCDEIQGYFYSRPLSPRDMAQWLREADAGMRLGARLVLAN from the coding sequence GTGGACTCAGGCGTCATTGCAAGCATGCTGCAGCACCCGCTGACCTCAGCGGTGGTGTTGTTGGATGCGCATGGCCAGCCCCTGGCGGCCAATCGCGTTGCGCAGTCCCTCGGGCTGCCGGCAACCCTCGGCGCATACGCCGAAGTGCTGGAAAGCAGTCGAGCCCAGGTGGCCGACAGCGGCGGCATGACCGCCTGCGTGCTGCCCGGCACCGGTGGCGGGCGGCTGGAAGGCTGGCTGCGCGCGGTCTGCGACGAGCACGGCCAGGTGATGGCCTTTACCTTGAGCATTCCCGAGCCGATGGGCGCCGATGGCACCAGCCGCTGGGAAATGGGCCTGGACAGCGCCGACCACGGATTGTGGGACTGGGATATCCCGGCGGACGTGGTGTACCGTTCCGAACGATGGACCCGCATGCTCGGCTATTCCGAGCAGCCGCTGCCGAACAACCTCACCGCACTTTCCGGTCTGATCCACCCCGATGATCACGCGCACGTCAGTGCCGCGGTGCAGGCGCATCTGGATGGTCGCACCGACACCTATGTGGCCGAATTCCGGCTGCGCCAGCACGATGGCCAGTGGCGCTGGATCCTGGATCGCGGCCGCGTGGTATCGCGCACCGCCGATGGCCGCCCGTTGCGCATGGTCGGCACGCATACCGATGTGCATCACCACAAATTGCTCGAGCAGCAGCTGCGCGAGCAGCAGGCCCAGCTCGAAGAAGCCCAGCGGATCGCCAGCATGGGCAGCTGGAGCTGGGATTCGTTGAAGGACCAGCTCTGGATCTCCCAGGATTTCCTGCAGCAGCTGGGTATGACCCAGCTGCGTCTGCAGGGCATTCGCGATCTGCTGCGTCTGCTCGCCCGGCCGTCGGTTGCGCAACTGCGCAGTGCCTGGCGCAAGATCAAGCATGAAGGCCTGCCGGTGCATTTCGAGCTAGAGGTCAACGGCCTGCTCGGCGTCAATCCGCATCACCTGCGGGTGTGGGCGCAGCCGGTCTTCGATGGCGACGGCAGCATGGTGCGTGTCCTTGGCCAGCTGCAGAACGTCACCGAACAACGCCAGACCGACGCCCTGATCCGCTGGCGTACCGAGTTGCTCAATCGCGTGTCTGCGTTGGGCAAGATCGGCGGCTGCGAGATCGAGGTCGACACCCGCCGCATGCAGTGGACCGAGGAGTGCTACCGCATCCACGGCCTGCGCAAGGAAAACATCACCCTGGAGCAGGCGCTTGCGCTGTACACCCAGGATTCGCGCGATGCGTTCGAAGCGGCGCTGCTGCGCATCTCAGACGGCGGCCTGCCCGAGCAACTGGAGCTGTGCTTCTATCGCAATTCCGGCCAGCGCATCTGGGTGCAGGTCCTTATCGAACTGGACCGTCGTGAAGGCCTGCCGCCGCGCTTCGTGGCCTTGTTCCGCGATGTCACCCGCGAGCGCGAGGCCAACGAACGCATCGAGCTGCTGGCGCACTACGACCGCCTGACCGGCCTGCCGAACCGCTTCCTGCTGCGTGAGCAGGCAGAGAACGCCATCCGCGAGGCGCACGAGCGCGGCCAGGTCATGGCTATGCTGCTGATCGATCTTGACGGCTTCAAGAGCATCAACGACTCGTTCGGTCATGCCACCGGCGACAACCTGCTCAAACTCGCGTCGGCGCGCCTGCACCAGCACTTGCGCAACAGCGACCTGTTCGGCCGCTTCAGCGACGACGAGTTCATCGTGCTGCTGCGCGACCTGTCCGAGCCCGAAGATGCCGGCCACGTGGCGCGCAAGCTGATTGCAGCGCTAGGCGAGCCGCTGCGCAAGGACCACGTGACCCTCAAGCTCGGTGCCAGCATCGGCATCGCGTTGCAGGGCGAAGGGTTGTCGGACTTTGACAGCCTGCTGCGCGCGGCCGACGCGGCGATGTACGCAGCCAAGGAGTCCGGCCGCAACACCTTCCATTACTACAGCCAGGACGTGTTGTTGCGTGCGCAGCGCCGCCTGGAGCTCGAACATGCGCTGCAGGGCGCGCTCGAGCGCGAAGAGTTCACGCTGGTCTACCAGCCGCTGGTCAACACCGTCGGCGACGCCTCGCCGGCCATCGAAGCGCTGATGCGCTGGAATCGCCCCGGCCATGGCCCGTGCAGCCCGGCCGAATTCATCCCGATCGCCGAAGAGTGCGGCGAGATCGTGCGCCTGGGCGAATGGGTTATCGGTGAAGCCTGCCGCCAGGCGGTGGTCTGGGATCGCGCCGGGCTCAACTTCAGCCGTATCGCGGTCAATGTGTCGGCGGTGCAGTTGCGCGAGCGCGGCTTTGCCGAGCGCGTGCTGGAAATCTGCCGCGACAACAGCTGGTCGCCGTCACGGCTGGAACTGGAGCTGACCGAATCGGCCTTGATCCGCGATTCGGACTCGCTGCGCCGCTGCTTTGAATTGTTCGAACAGAACGGCGTGCTGCTGGCGGTGGACGACTTCGGTACCGGTTTCTCCAACCTGCATTACCTCAACCGCTTTCCGGTGCAGCGCCTGAAGATCGACCGCAGCTTCGTACAAGGCATGCTCGACGACGCCAATACCGCCGAAGTCACCCAGGCCATCGTGCATCTGGGTCACGCGCTGGGCATGCAGGTGGTCGCCGAAGGCGTGGAAACGGTGCAGGAAGACGCATTGCTGCGCCAGCAGGGTTGCGACGAAATCCAGGGCTATTTCTACTCACGCCCGCTGTCGCCGCGTGACATGGCGCAGTGGCTGCGCGAGGCCGACGCCGGCATGCGGCTGGGCGCGCGGCTGGTCCTCGCCAACTGA
- a CDS encoding PAS domain S-box protein: MHQPVAAPAFSSPPVSRLRLAERLQQGLWTLTGLYLLIGVLWLLLGNRLLNLAGAATPERWSDASFLLLSSIVIHLVLRRFVALIVDEHAQLAQSEELLKAKFLALPSPAFMYDLASMRILDANPAALEFFGWERDEFLQQTLQAIWPNADGDRLEEIITQIRGKGDTTCVLNEDLLTRSGPRHVEVRSNQLHLASGPARLVVTVDRSEERQAQHLRDEALERLEEAQSIARLGSWQLDRTTGLGRYSSAVYRVLGRSVPMHRREHRLEELLTASDSATQARIERMIEDMCTGGEVQIDVLLPLTGGDSQPRTVHLRAESVTLPGGARHVHGTLQDVSEREQSRRLLREREEQFRELVRVLPDGVLILADEHVMYANAAGSIQFGFQGETILGEPLQILVSDTDLPMVREYLRAGSDRNDPVSSARAMRRRDGSTFYAGLSAGDIRYGGRSCKLLVVRDLSEPERMRDALAESNAELQAMAKRLFSLQEDERRAISRDLHDDIGQAITAMKLSAHAALDELDPVARREDLLEVVSLADSTVTKLRNLSMLLRPPQLDALGLEAALRWQASMLFRASQVRLELDIQPLDARPGNEIEQACFRIAQESLTNALRHACAGEVRMRLHSIDSTSFSLEVSDDGDGFEPEGPRGLGLIVMRERAQTVGGVLAIESAPGAGTRVTLRLPYHPAGESVHEDGGR, encoded by the coding sequence ATGCACCAACCTGTCGCCGCGCCCGCATTCTCGTCCCCTCCTGTTTCCCGACTTCGCCTGGCCGAGCGCCTGCAGCAAGGCCTGTGGACGCTGACCGGCCTCTACCTGCTGATCGGCGTGCTCTGGCTGCTGCTGGGCAACCGCCTGCTAAACCTGGCCGGTGCCGCCACGCCGGAGCGCTGGTCGGACGCCAGCTTTTTGCTGCTCTCCAGCATCGTGATCCATCTGGTGCTGCGGCGCTTTGTGGCCTTGATCGTGGACGAGCATGCGCAACTGGCGCAGTCCGAGGAACTGCTGAAAGCCAAATTCCTGGCGCTGCCCAGCCCGGCTTTCATGTACGACCTGGCCAGCATGCGCATCCTCGATGCCAATCCCGCGGCGCTGGAATTTTTCGGTTGGGAGCGCGACGAGTTCCTGCAGCAGACACTACAGGCGATCTGGCCCAATGCCGATGGCGACCGGCTGGAAGAGATCATCACCCAGATCCGTGGCAAGGGCGACACCACCTGCGTGCTCAACGAAGACCTGCTGACACGCAGTGGCCCGCGGCATGTCGAGGTACGCAGCAACCAGTTGCATTTGGCCAGCGGCCCTGCCCGCCTGGTGGTCACGGTGGACCGCAGCGAAGAGCGGCAGGCACAGCACCTGCGCGACGAAGCACTCGAACGCCTGGAGGAAGCGCAGAGCATCGCGCGGCTGGGCTCCTGGCAGCTGGACCGCACAACCGGCCTGGGCCGCTATTCGTCGGCGGTGTATCGCGTACTGGGGCGCAGCGTGCCCATGCATCGACGCGAACATCGGCTGGAAGAATTGCTGACCGCCTCCGACAGCGCAACCCAGGCGCGGATCGAACGCATGATCGAAGACATGTGTACCGGCGGCGAGGTGCAGATCGACGTACTGCTGCCGCTCACCGGCGGCGATTCGCAGCCACGCACGGTGCATCTGCGCGCCGAGAGCGTGACCCTGCCCGGCGGTGCACGCCATGTGCACGGCACCTTGCAGGACGTGAGCGAACGCGAACAATCGCGGCGCCTGCTGCGCGAGCGCGAAGAACAATTTCGGGAGTTGGTGCGGGTGCTGCCGGACGGCGTGCTGATCCTGGCCGACGAGCACGTGATGTACGCCAATGCCGCCGGTTCCATCCAGTTCGGCTTCCAGGGCGAGACCATCCTGGGCGAACCGCTGCAAATCCTGGTCAGTGACACCGACCTGCCCATGGTGCGCGAGTATCTGCGTGCCGGCAGCGACCGCAACGACCCTGTCTCCAGCGCACGGGCGATGCGTCGCCGCGACGGCAGTACCTTCTACGCCGGCTTGTCGGCCGGCGATATCCGCTATGGCGGGCGCAGCTGCAAACTGCTGGTGGTGCGCGACCTGAGCGAACCCGAGCGCATGCGCGATGCGCTGGCCGAGAGCAATGCCGAGCTGCAGGCGATGGCCAAGCGGCTGTTCTCGCTCCAGGAAGACGAGCGCCGCGCCATCTCGCGCGATCTGCATGACGACATCGGCCAGGCGATCACCGCGATGAAGCTGTCGGCGCATGCCGCGCTGGACGAGCTGGACCCGGTCGCGCGCCGTGAGGATCTGCTGGAAGTGGTGTCGCTGGCCGACTCCACCGTGACCAAGCTGCGTAATCTGTCGATGCTGCTGCGTCCGCCGCAGCTGGATGCGCTGGGCCTGGAAGCGGCCTTGCGCTGGCAGGCCTCGATGCTGTTCCGCGCCTCGCAGGTGCGGCTGGAGCTGGATATTCAGCCCCTGGACGCGCGCCCCGGCAACGAGATCGAGCAGGCCTGCTTCCGGATTGCCCAGGAAAGCCTGACCAATGCGTTGCGTCACGCCTGTGCGGGCGAAGTGCGCATGCGCCTGCACTCGATCGACAGCACCAGCTTCAGCCTGGAAGTCAGCGACGATGGCGATGGATTCGAGCCCGAAGGTCCGCGTGGACTGGGGCTGATCGTGATGCGTGAGCGTGCGCAAACCGTCGGCGGCGTGCTCGCGATAGAATCGGCTCCCGGAGCAGGCACGCGCGTCACGTTGCGCCTGCCCTATCACCCGGCCGGCGAGTCCGTCCACGAAGATGGTGGACGTTGA
- the hflD gene encoding high frequency lysogenization protein HflD, producing MSVSMDHRVLALAGVAQALQQVRRIAETGHSEAATVRTAIDSVFRVDAASPEAVYGSTAALAPGLRLLHNYFRNQGQDEVLPRLALAVLQLERRFVRDNATVVTVSSGIAAAARQAHSLGDSAHPDVLSSLGGLYAQTISHLRPKVMVQGNPHYLGQAGVVAEIRALLLAAVRSAVLWRQMGGSLWDFLFAKRAMSEAVDRALR from the coding sequence ATGAGTGTTTCCATGGATCACCGTGTGCTGGCGCTGGCCGGCGTTGCCCAGGCCCTGCAGCAGGTGCGGCGGATCGCCGAAACCGGACATTCGGAGGCGGCCACGGTGCGCACCGCCATCGACAGCGTGTTCCGGGTGGATGCGGCCTCGCCGGAGGCGGTCTACGGCTCGACGGCGGCCCTGGCGCCCGGCCTGCGCCTGCTGCACAACTACTTTCGCAACCAGGGCCAGGACGAGGTGTTGCCGCGGCTGGCGCTGGCGGTGTTGCAACTGGAGCGCCGCTTCGTGCGCGACAACGCGACCGTGGTCACGGTTTCCAGCGGAATCGCTGCAGCGGCGCGTCAGGCACACAGCCTGGGCGACAGCGCGCATCCGGATGTGTTGAGCTCGCTGGGCGGGCTCTATGCGCAGACCATCAGCCACCTGCGTCCCAAGGTCATGGTGCAGGGCAACCCGCACTACCTGGGCCAGGCCGGCGTGGTGGCCGAGATCCGCGCGCTGCTGCTGGCGGCGGTGCGCTCGGCGGTCCTGTGGCGGCAGATGGGTGGCAGCCTGTGGGATTTCCTGTTCGCCAAGCGCGCGATGAGCGAAGCGGTGGATCGCGCACTGCGTTAA
- a CDS encoding IS5 family transposase: MISLFAGEERDAKRQQLSDPLAVLSRHIDFGGIARAVDARLSLGPKAKGGRPAWPTEVMIRVLLLQQLYNLSDDALEYQLLDRRSFVRFVGLEKSGKVPDAKTIWVWRERLKNNDVIGDIDAAISGQLARAGYIARGGQIIDASIVSAPIQRNTREENARIKQNDIPEDWSDAKRAQKDVDARWTSKHGSSYYGYKLHANVDRRWGFIRVHEVSSANVHDSRYFERLLDAGNTARILRADSAYADRDREARLKQEGYRVDIQHKGTRGNALSSAQQRRNQRIAKDRVFVEHAFARLTQQGGKCLRTLGLARAKVVIGLKVAGHNLLRLARLQQAGMRPV, encoded by the coding sequence ATGATCAGTTTGTTCGCCGGTGAAGAACGTGATGCTAAACGTCAGCAATTGAGTGATCCGCTGGCCGTGTTGTCGCGTCACATCGACTTTGGCGGTATTGCCCGTGCGGTGGATGCGAGGCTGTCGCTCGGGCCGAAGGCCAAGGGTGGCCGGCCAGCGTGGCCGACTGAGGTGATGATCAGGGTGTTGCTGTTGCAGCAGTTGTACAACCTTTCCGACGATGCGTTGGAGTATCAGTTGCTGGATCGGCGTAGCTTCGTTCGGTTCGTCGGTCTGGAGAAGAGCGGCAAGGTGCCGGATGCGAAGACGATCTGGGTATGGCGCGAGCGGCTGAAGAACAATGACGTGATCGGAGATATCGATGCGGCGATCAGCGGACAACTGGCGCGCGCCGGTTACATTGCCCGTGGCGGGCAGATCATTGATGCCAGCATCGTCAGTGCGCCGATCCAGCGCAACACGCGCGAGGAAAACGCGCGCATCAAGCAGAACGACATCCCGGAGGATTGGAGCGATGCCAAGCGCGCGCAGAAGGACGTGGATGCGCGCTGGACGAGCAAGCACGGCAGCTCCTATTACGGTTACAAGTTGCACGCCAATGTCGATCGTCGCTGGGGATTCATTCGCGTGCACGAGGTCAGCAGCGCGAACGTGCATGACAGCCGGTACTTCGAGCGGTTGCTGGATGCGGGTAATACCGCACGCATACTTCGTGCCGATAGCGCTTATGCCGACCGGGACCGTGAAGCCCGCTTGAAGCAAGAGGGATATCGTGTGGACATCCAGCACAAAGGTACACGCGGCAACGCATTGAGCTCGGCCCAGCAGCGGCGCAATCAGCGCATCGCGAAAGATCGGGTGTTTGTCGAGCACGCATTCGCGCGACTGACGCAACAAGGTGGCAAGTGTCTACGCACGCTCGGCTTGGCACGTGCGAAGGTGGTCATCGGATTGAAGGTTGCCGGCCATAACCTGCTGCGTCTGGCACGATTGCAGCAGGCCGGGATGCGGCCGGTATGA